One part of the Nostoc sp. PCC 7120 = FACHB-418 genome encodes these proteins:
- a CDS encoding AAA family ATPase has product MSDLFKGFEQLIELVKTLEEKAEKGEIKTDFQINSRSMSSIPRTGNIPRPNNMANDIGTSRIRTQPSPNSDSGNGDSSDVVVPPDAPSGNSLKDVGGLGEVVKELKELIAIPLKRPDLLAKLGLEPTRGVLLVGPPGTGKTLTARGLAEELGVNYIALVGPEVISKYYGEAEQRLRGIFEKAAKNAPCIIFIDEIDSLAPDRSAVEGEVEKRLVAQLLSLMDGFSHSQGVIVLAATNRPDHLDPALRRPGRFDREVQFRVPDVKGRRDILQILTRAMPLEETVDLDAIAERSVGFVGADLKALCQKAAYTALRRQMPSVESAVPENMTVSQADFLQALKEIKPAVLRSVEVEVPHIAWDDIGGLDTIKQTLRESVEGALLYPELYLQTKALAPKGILLWGPPGTGKTLLAKAVASQARANFIGVNGPELLSRWVGASEQAVRELFAKARQAEPCVVFIDEIDTLAPARGSFSGDSGVSDRVVGQLLTELDGIEVGSTILVIGATNRPDALDPALLRAGRLDLQMKVDLPDLASRLAILLVHSQGRPLDGVDFNYWAEMTQDWNGADLTLLCNQAAVEAIRRFRSQGLTDPSEIKITTDDFNYAYKVLTEQRPD; this is encoded by the coding sequence ATGAGTGATTTATTCAAGGGATTTGAACAGTTAATTGAATTAGTCAAAACTTTAGAAGAAAAAGCAGAGAAAGGAGAAATTAAGACTGATTTCCAGATTAACTCTCGTTCTATGAGCAGTATTCCTAGAACTGGAAATATCCCGCGTCCTAATAATATGGCTAATGATATTGGTACAAGCCGTATTCGTACCCAACCCTCTCCTAATTCTGATTCAGGGAATGGAGACAGTTCTGATGTTGTTGTTCCACCGGATGCGCCTTCTGGTAATTCTTTGAAAGATGTTGGCGGGCTGGGTGAGGTTGTTAAAGAACTTAAGGAATTAATCGCTATTCCCTTAAAACGCCCTGACCTCCTGGCAAAATTGGGGTTGGAACCTACGCGGGGTGTACTTTTAGTTGGGCCTCCTGGCACTGGTAAAACTCTAACTGCTCGTGGTTTGGCTGAGGAACTTGGTGTTAACTATATTGCGCTGGTGGGGCCGGAAGTTATCAGCAAATATTATGGTGAAGCCGAGCAAAGACTGCGGGGTATTTTTGAAAAGGCTGCTAAGAATGCTCCTTGTATTATTTTCATTGATGAAATCGATAGTTTAGCTCCTGACCGGAGTGCAGTAGAAGGGGAAGTAGAAAAACGTCTTGTAGCCCAACTGTTAAGCCTGATGGATGGTTTTTCCCACAGTCAAGGTGTGATTGTACTGGCTGCGACTAACCGTCCTGACCATCTTGACCCAGCTTTGCGCCGTCCGGGGCGATTTGACCGGGAAGTCCAGTTTCGTGTGCCAGATGTGAAAGGACGCAGAGATATTCTGCAAATTCTCACCCGTGCCATGCCTTTGGAAGAAACAGTTGACCTGGATGCGATCGCCGAACGATCTGTGGGATTTGTGGGGGCTGACTTAAAAGCCCTCTGTCAAAAGGCTGCTTATACTGCTCTGCGCCGTCAAATGCCTTCGGTTGAAAGTGCAGTTCCAGAGAATATGACAGTTAGCCAAGCTGACTTTTTGCAAGCACTCAAAGAAATCAAACCAGCTGTACTACGAAGCGTGGAAGTCGAAGTTCCTCACATCGCCTGGGACGATATTGGTGGTTTGGATACGATTAAGCAAACCCTACGGGAGTCAGTGGAAGGAGCGCTGTTATATCCAGAACTGTATTTGCAAACCAAAGCACTAGCACCAAAAGGCATTTTACTGTGGGGGCCGCCAGGGACAGGAAAAACTTTATTAGCTAAGGCCGTTGCTTCCCAAGCCAGAGCTAATTTTATTGGTGTCAACGGCCCAGAGTTACTCAGTCGTTGGGTGGGTGCAAGTGAACAAGCAGTACGGGAATTATTTGCCAAGGCGCGTCAAGCAGAGCCTTGTGTTGTATTTATTGATGAAATCGATACTTTAGCTCCAGCACGGGGCAGTTTTAGTGGTGATTCGGGAGTGAGCGATCGCGTAGTTGGACAATTGCTCACAGAGTTGGATGGCATAGAAGTAGGCAGCACCATCTTAGTAATTGGGGCGACCAATCGACCCGATGCCCTTGACCCAGCTTTGTTACGCGCCGGACGCTTAGATTTACAGATGAAGGTAGATTTACCAGATTTAGCTAGTCGTCTGGCAATTCTCCTAGTCCATAGCCAAGGACGACCCCTAGACGGTGTGGATTTCAACTATTGGGCAGAGATGACCCAAGATTGGAATGGTGCAGATTTAACTTTACTGTGCAATCAAGCGGCGGTAGAAGCAATTCGTCGTTTTCGCTCCCAAGGATTGACAGACCCTTCTGAAATCAAGATTACTACCGATGATTTCAACTATGCTTATAAAGTTCTCACAGAACAGCGCCCAGATTAA
- a CDS encoding ArsA family ATPase: MMDYYDSLHLVMFSGKGGVGKTTISCSFARYWARKFPQEKILLISTDPAHSLGDVLQSEVKDIALAVTDLPNLSVQALDAQKLLLEFKAKYSYFLEILVERGSLADGGDLAPVWDLNWPGLNELMGLLEIQRLLADNEADRVVIDMAPSGHTLNLLRLKDFLDVILNSLELFQEKHRVITQSFKGSYTADEVDNFLVEMKHQLAEGRRLLQDEKFTGCLVVGISEPMCFSETERFLNSLETLDVPYAGLFINHILLNSELELDRYAEQQNLLTKYLNLNTNQPVFIVPQQRVEPLGGVALDSLASQIQKIASVELVPPPIIQWPTQVLPSFHDFINEGCKLIIIGGKGGVGKTTVAAGIAWASAQQHPDKKIQVISIDPAHSLGDAFGKDLGHEPISLTSNLSGQEIDANRVLEQFRRDYLWELADMISGEGSQANTTVNVAYVPEAWRQIMSQALPGIDEMLSLITVMDLLDSNQQDLIILDTAPTGHLLRFLEMPSALGDWLSWIFKLWLKYQDVLGRVEFIGRLRNLRQQVVQAQKKLKNFQHTQFVGVIQSEVAIISEHIRLTESLKNMGVSQRYIVQNRYSPEVEIDHSLFPEQTMIRLPGLPRSVEAIDRVKGAASLLFEVEELTANKR, encoded by the coding sequence ATGATGGACTACTATGATTCATTGCATCTAGTTATGTTTAGCGGCAAAGGTGGGGTTGGTAAAACTACCATATCTTGCAGCTTTGCACGTTATTGGGCCAGAAAGTTTCCTCAAGAAAAAATTCTGTTAATTTCTACAGATCCTGCACATTCTTTAGGGGATGTATTGCAATCAGAAGTTAAAGATATTGCATTAGCAGTAACAGACTTACCTAACTTGAGTGTTCAGGCGTTGGATGCTCAAAAATTGTTGTTGGAATTTAAAGCAAAATATAGTTACTTTTTAGAAATACTTGTGGAGAGAGGCAGTTTAGCTGATGGAGGTGATTTAGCACCAGTATGGGATTTAAACTGGCCTGGCTTGAATGAATTAATGGGTTTGCTAGAAATTCAGCGCCTACTAGCTGACAATGAGGCAGATCGTGTAGTTATAGACATGGCTCCTTCTGGTCATACCCTAAATTTGTTACGCCTCAAAGATTTTTTAGATGTTATTTTAAATTCCCTAGAACTGTTTCAAGAAAAACATCGGGTAATTACCCAAAGTTTTAAAGGTAGTTATACGGCTGATGAAGTCGATAACTTTTTAGTAGAGATGAAACATCAATTAGCAGAAGGCAGACGCTTACTGCAAGATGAAAAATTTACTGGTTGTTTGGTAGTGGGTATTTCTGAACCCATGTGTTTTTCTGAAACCGAGCGATTTTTAAATAGCCTAGAAACATTAGATGTTCCCTACGCTGGATTATTTATTAATCACATTTTACTAAATTCGGAGTTAGAACTAGACCGTTACGCTGAACAGCAAAATTTACTTACTAAGTACTTAAATCTTAATACTAATCAGCCTGTTTTTATCGTACCACAACAAAGAGTAGAACCCTTGGGTGGGGTGGCATTAGATTCTCTAGCATCCCAAATTCAAAAAATTGCCAGTGTTGAACTTGTGCCGCCACCAATTATTCAATGGCCTACTCAAGTTTTACCTAGCTTTCATGATTTTATTAACGAAGGATGCAAATTAATTATTATTGGCGGTAAAGGAGGTGTAGGAAAAACAACGGTAGCCGCCGGCATAGCTTGGGCTTCTGCTCAACAACATCCAGATAAAAAAATTCAGGTAATTTCTATAGACCCAGCACATTCTTTAGGAGATGCTTTTGGCAAGGATTTAGGACATGAGCCTATATCTTTAACCTCGAATTTAAGTGGGCAAGAAATTGATGCCAACAGAGTTTTAGAACAATTCCGTAGAGATTATCTTTGGGAATTGGCAGATATGATTAGTGGCGAAGGTTCACAAGCAAATACAACAGTGAATGTTGCCTATGTGCCGGAGGCATGGCGACAGATTATGTCTCAAGCTTTACCGGGTATTGATGAGATGCTATCTCTAATTACTGTGATGGATTTGTTAGATAGTAACCAGCAAGATTTAATCATTTTAGATACTGCGCCAACAGGTCATCTTCTGCGATTTTTAGAAATGCCATCGGCTTTAGGTGATTGGTTATCTTGGATATTTAAACTGTGGCTAAAATATCAAGATGTTTTGGGTAGAGTGGAATTCATTGGACGTTTACGAAATTTACGTCAGCAAGTTGTACAAGCACAAAAGAAGTTAAAGAATTTTCAACATACTCAATTTGTTGGGGTGATTCAGTCAGAAGTAGCCATCATATCTGAACATATACGCTTAACAGAGTCTTTAAAAAACATGGGGGTTAGTCAGCGTTATATAGTGCAGAATCGCTATAGTCCAGAAGTGGAAATTGATCATAGTTTATTTCCAGAACAAACTATGATTCGCCTACCTGGATTACCCCGTTCGGTGGAGGCTATAGACCGAGTTAAAGGCGCGGCTAGTCTTTTATTTGAAGTCGAGGAATTAACTGCTAATAAAAGATAA
- a CDS encoding GvpL/GvpF family gas vesicle protein, translating to MRSPNFYTYAFLNTPDIPLRLPSGNLGQLLLIHGHKLSAVVEPGISLESSQNNDEEVIKMVLAHDRVICELSQQTTVLPLRFGTYFNSEETLLNHIESHAQEYQKKLDHIQGKTEYTLKLIPRKFEELAKVSGGNGRDYFLAKKLHYEHQKNFIGDQNREKNHLINLIMDVYRSSAIIQDYVEEVRLHLLVDRHDKTLLFKQVLTLQEKCPHWNLILGEPLPPYHFV from the coding sequence ATGCGATCGCCAAATTTTTACACTTATGCTTTTCTAAATACTCCTGATATTCCTTTACGTCTACCATCTGGCAATCTGGGTCAATTACTCCTGATTCATGGCCATAAGCTCTCAGCCGTCGTGGAACCGGGAATATCCTTAGAATCTAGCCAAAATAATGACGAGGAAGTTATCAAGATGGTTTTAGCTCACGATCGCGTCATTTGTGAGCTATCTCAGCAGACAACAGTTTTACCTCTACGTTTTGGCACTTATTTCAATTCCGAAGAGACATTACTAAATCATATAGAGTCTCATGCTCAGGAATATCAAAAGAAACTCGATCATATTCAAGGAAAAACTGAATATACTTTAAAGCTCATTCCTCGTAAATTTGAAGAACTCGCTAAGGTATCAGGGGGAAATGGCAGAGATTACTTTTTGGCGAAAAAACTACATTATGAACATCAAAAAAACTTTATTGGTGATCAAAATAGGGAGAAAAATCATCTGATCAATTTAATAATGGATGTTTATCGCTCATCTGCGATCATTCAAGATTATGTAGAAGAAGTACGGCTTCATCTTTTAGTTGATCGCCATGATAAAACTTTACTCTTCAAACAAGTGTTAACGCTACAAGAAAAATGCCCTCATTGGAATTTAATCTTGGGAGAACCTCTACCACCCTATCACTTTGTTTAA
- a CDS encoding gas vesicle protein, producing the protein MPRNKSEASSQLELYKLVTEQQRIKQELAFIEQRTVLLKQRLSTLKTQIEGTERSINHLRHSELKYSRIALPKIFSETNNYQAFDIEY; encoded by the coding sequence ATGCCTAGAAATAAATCTGAGGCTTCCAGTCAATTAGAACTTTACAAATTAGTAACAGAACAACAGAGAATTAAACAAGAGTTGGCTTTTATCGAACAGAGGACAGTACTACTTAAGCAACGATTATCTACGCTTAAAACCCAGATAGAAGGTACAGAAAGGAGTATTAATCATTTGCGTCATTCTGAGCTAAAATATTCTCGGATAGCACTACCAAAAATATTCAGTGAAACTAATAATTACCAAGCATTTGATATCGAATATTAA
- a CDS encoding gas vesicle protein GvpG, which translates to MLGKILLLPVMGPINGLMWIGEQIQERTNTEFDAQENLHKQLLSLQLKFDMGEISEEEFDIQEEEILLKIQALEAEERLNAESEEDDDLDVQPIFILASEENPVYQDQSRFSEEYEDKEDLVLSP; encoded by the coding sequence ATGCTAGGTAAAATCTTGTTATTGCCTGTTATGGGGCCAATTAATGGACTTATGTGGATTGGAGAACAAATTCAAGAACGTACCAATACTGAATTTGATGCTCAAGAAAATCTACATAAGCAATTATTAAGTCTGCAATTAAAATTTGATATGGGTGAAATTTCTGAAGAAGAATTTGATATACAAGAAGAAGAGATTCTCTTGAAAATTCAAGCTTTAGAAGCAGAAGAGCGCCTCAATGCAGAGTCTGAGGAAGATGATGATTTAGATGTGCAACCTATTTTTATATTAGCATCTGAAGAAAATCCAGTTTATCAAGACCAATCTAGATTTAGCGAGGAATACGAAGATAAAGAGGATTTAGTTTTATCACCTTGA
- a CDS encoding GvpL/GvpF family gas vesicle protein, translating to MSSGLYLYGIFPDPIPETVTLQGLDSQLVYSQIIDGFTFLYSEAKQEKYLASRRNLISHEKVLEQAMHAGFRTLLPLRFGLVVKNWETVVTQLLQPYKAQLRELFQKLAGRREVSVKIFWDSKAELQAMMDSHQDLKQKRDQMEGKALSMEEVIHIGQLIESNLLSRKESIIQVFFDELKPLADEVIESDPMTEDMIYNAAFLIPWENESIFSQQVESIDHKFDERLRIRYNNFTAPYTFAQIS from the coding sequence ATGAGTTCTGGTCTTTATCTATACGGTATTTTTCCCGACCCAATCCCAGAAACAGTTACTCTTCAAGGATTGGATTCTCAACTGGTCTATAGTCAAATTATTGATGGATTTACGTTTTTATATTCAGAAGCAAAACAAGAAAAATATTTAGCATCTCGGCGGAATTTAATCAGCCATGAAAAGGTGTTAGAACAAGCGATGCACGCTGGATTTAGAACTTTGTTACCCTTGCGTTTTGGATTAGTTGTCAAAAATTGGGAAACGGTAGTTACACAACTACTTCAACCATATAAAGCACAATTAAGAGAGCTATTCCAGAAATTAGCTGGGAGACGGGAGGTTAGTGTGAAGATTTTTTGGGATAGCAAAGCTGAATTACAAGCAATGATGGATTCTCATCAAGACTTAAAGCAGAAGCGCGACCAAATGGAAGGAAAGGCATTAAGTATGGAGGAGGTAATACACATTGGACAATTAATTGAAAGTAATTTACTAAGTCGCAAGGAATCTATAATTCAAGTCTTTTTTGATGAGCTAAAACCCTTAGCAGATGAGGTTATTGAAAGTGATCCAATGACAGAAGACATGATTTATAATGCGGCATTTTTGATCCCTTGGGAAAACGAATCTATATTTAGCCAACAAGTCGAATCTATTGATCACAAATTCGATGAACGTTTACGCATTCGCTACAACAACTTTACAGCACCTTATACATTTGCTCAAATTTCTTGA
- a CDS encoding gas vesicle protein K, with protein sequence MVCTPVEKSPNLLPTTSKANSKAGLAPLLLTVVELIRQLMEAQVIRRMEQDCLSESELEQASESLQKLEEQVLNLCHIFEIEPADLNINLGDVGTLLPSPGSYYPGEIGNKPSVLELLDRLLNTGIVVDGEIDLGLAQLNLIHAKLRLVLTSRPL encoded by the coding sequence ATGGTTTGTACTCCAGTTGAAAAGTCCCCTAATTTGCTACCTACCACTTCTAAAGCTAACAGCAAAGCAGGTTTAGCTCCTTTACTTTTGACTGTAGTGGAACTAATACGCCAGCTGATGGAGGCACAAGTAATTCGGCGCATGGAACAGGACTGTCTTAGCGAATCTGAGCTAGAACAAGCAAGTGAAAGTTTGCAAAAACTAGAAGAACAAGTTCTAAATCTGTGTCATATTTTTGAGATTGAACCCGCAGACTTAAATATAAATTTAGGTGATGTTGGTACTCTTTTACCTTCCCCAGGATCTTATTATCCGGGTGAGATAGGAAATAAACCTTCTGTGCTGGAACTGCTAGACCGTCTATTAAACACAGGAATTGTTGTAGATGGTGAAATAGATTTAGGTTTAGCTCAACTCAATCTCATTCACGCTAAATTGCGCTTAGTTTTAACCTCAAGACCGTTGTAA
- a CDS encoding gas vesicle protein: protein MTTTPIHPTRPQTNSNRVIPTSTQGSTLADILERVLDKGIVIAGDISISIASTELIHIRIRLLISSVDKAREMGINWWENDPYLSSKSQRLVEENQQLQQRLESLETQLRLLTSAAKEETTLTANNPEDLQPMYEVNSQEGDNSQLEA, encoded by the coding sequence GTGACTACTACCCCCATACACCCAACACGTCCTCAGACTAACTCAAATCGAGTAATTCCCACTTCTACACAAGGTTCTACCTTAGCGGATATTCTCGAAAGAGTTTTGGATAAAGGTATTGTGATTGCTGGTGATATTTCTATATCTATTGCCTCAACTGAACTCATACATATTAGGATTCGCCTGTTAATTTCTTCAGTTGATAAAGCCCGTGAGATGGGTATCAATTGGTGGGAAAATGACCCCTATCTCAGTAGCAAATCGCAACGCTTAGTTGAAGAAAACCAACAACTGCAACAACGGCTAGAAAGTCTAGAAACACAACTACGTTTACTCACGTCTGCGGCGAAAGAAGAAACGACATTAACAGCTAACAATCCAGAAGATTTACAACCAATGTATGAAGTAAATAGTCAAGAAGGAGATAACTCCCAACTTGAGGCTTAG
- the gvpN gene encoding gas vesicle protein GvpN produces MTLTANNKKRAVLRVRPGQFVVTPAIEQVAIRALRYLTSGFAIHLRGPAGTGKTTLAMHLANCLDRPIMLIFGDDEFKSSDLIGSESGYTHKKLLDNYIHSVLKVEDEFKQNWVDSRLTLACREGFTLVYDEFNRSRPEVNNVLLSALEEKILTLPPSSNQPEYLHVNPQFRAIFTSNPEEYCGVHSTQDALMDRLVTINMPEPDELTQTEILAQKTALNRADALLIVRLVKAFRSRTGGEKTSGLRSCLMIAKVCAEHNILVSPQSSDFREICADVLFNRTNWSASEAATIFLELLNHLDLQQIEEFKNSIIPEDTDAIAEGGFPTIIDSHFGTLDSEVLEQPGVEDSIPFEQEIYLYLQQYKSAALALVQQEFELSRTVATNALNSLEQKGLVSKNNHVYTIEEPNQS; encoded by the coding sequence ATGACTCTGACTGCAAATAACAAGAAAAGAGCTGTTCTGCGCGTCCGTCCCGGTCAATTTGTCGTTACACCTGCAATTGAGCAGGTAGCAATTCGGGCGTTACGTTATCTCACATCAGGATTTGCTATTCACTTACGAGGCCCAGCCGGTACAGGGAAAACGACTTTAGCCATGCACTTGGCTAACTGTTTGGATCGACCAATCATGTTGATTTTCGGAGATGATGAATTTAAAAGTTCTGATTTGATTGGTAGTGAATCCGGTTATACCCATAAAAAGTTACTGGACAATTACATTCACAGTGTTCTTAAAGTCGAAGATGAATTTAAACAAAATTGGGTTGATTCTAGACTAACTCTAGCTTGTAGAGAAGGTTTCACCTTGGTCTACGATGAATTTAACCGTTCTAGACCAGAAGTAAATAACGTGTTACTCTCAGCTTTAGAAGAAAAGATTCTGACTCTTCCTCCTAGTAGTAATCAGCCAGAATACTTGCACGTTAATCCCCAATTTCGAGCTATTTTTACTTCTAATCCAGAAGAGTACTGCGGAGTCCACTCGACTCAGGATGCTTTAATGGATCGGTTGGTAACTATTAATATGCCAGAGCCGGATGAGCTAACTCAAACCGAGATATTAGCTCAAAAAACCGCACTCAATAGAGCAGATGCTCTGTTAATCGTGCGATTAGTAAAAGCATTTCGCTCACGTACAGGTGGGGAGAAGACTTCTGGCTTGCGGTCTTGTTTGATGATTGCTAAGGTATGTGCCGAACACAATATTTTAGTTTCGCCACAAAGCTCTGATTTTCGAGAAATCTGTGCAGATGTGTTGTTCAACCGTACGAATTGGTCTGCTAGCGAAGCTGCAACGATTTTCCTCGAATTACTGAACCATCTAGACTTACAGCAAATAGAGGAGTTCAAGAACAGTATTATACCAGAGGATACAGATGCGATCGCAGAAGGCGGGTTTCCCACCATCATCGATTCTCATTTTGGTACTCTTGATTCTGAAGTTCTCGAACAACCAGGTGTAGAAGATTCTATTCCATTTGAGCAGGAAATTTATCTCTACTTACAACAGTACAAGAGTGCAGCCTTAGCTCTAGTTCAACAGGAATTTGAACTCAGCCGGACTGTAGCCACCAATGCTCTCAACTCTTTAGAGCAGAAAGGCTTAGTAAGCAAGAACAATCATGTATATACCATTGAAGAGCCGAATCAATCGTGA
- the gvpC gene encoding gas vesicle protein GvpC, translated as MTALMVRIRQEHRSIAEEVTQLFRETHEFLSATTAHRQEQAKQQAQQLHQFHQNLEQTTHEFLTETTTQRVAQAEAQANFLHKFHQNLEQTTQEFLAETAKNRTEQAKAQSQYLQQFRKDLFASIFGTF; from the coding sequence ATGACGGCTTTAATGGTAAGAATCCGGCAAGAGCATCGGTCGATAGCTGAGGAAGTAACTCAACTATTTAGAGAGACTCATGAATTCTTGTCCGCTACAACAGCACACAGACAAGAGCAAGCCAAACAGCAAGCGCAACAGCTACATCAGTTCCACCAAAATCTGGAGCAGACAACCCACGAGTTTTTAACAGAAACCACAACACAAAGGGTTGCTCAAGCTGAAGCACAGGCAAATTTTTTGCATAAGTTTCACCAAAATCTAGAACAGACCACCCAAGAGTTTCTAGCAGAAACAGCAAAAAACAGAACTGAGCAAGCCAAAGCACAAAGTCAATATCTGCAACAATTTCGTAAGGATTTGTTTGCTAGTATTTTTGGCACATTTTAG
- the gvpA gene encoding gas vesicle structural protein GvpA, whose product MAVEKTNSSSSLAEVIDRILDKGIVVDAWVRVSLVGIELLAIEARIVIASVETYLKYAEAVGLTQSAAMPA is encoded by the coding sequence ATGGCAGTCGAAAAAACCAATTCTTCTTCAAGCTTGGCAGAAGTTATTGACCGTATCTTAGATAAAGGTATCGTCGTAGATGCTTGGGTACGTGTTTCTCTAGTTGGTATTGAACTACTTGCAATCGAAGCTCGTATCGTCATTGCTTCCGTTGAAACCTACCTGAAATATGCAGAAGCTGTAGGTCTAACACAATCCGCCGCTATGCCTGCTTAA
- the gvpA gene encoding gas vesicle structural protein GvpA, whose product MAVEKTNSSSSLAEVIDRILDKGIVVDAWVRVSLVGIELLAIEARIVIASVETYLKYAEAVGLTQSAAMPA is encoded by the coding sequence ATGGCAGTCGAAAAAACTAATTCTTCTTCAAGCTTGGCAGAAGTTATTGACCGTATCTTAGATAAAGGTATCGTTGTAGATGCTTGGGTACGTGTTTCTCTAGTTGGTATTGAACTACTTGCAATCGAAGCTCGTATCGTCATTGCTTCCGTTGAAACCTACCTGAAATATGCAGAAGCTGTAGGTCTAACACAATCCGCCGCTATGCCTGCTTAA